From one Rhizobium rosettiformans genomic stretch:
- the dapA gene encoding 4-hydroxy-tetrahydrodipicolinate synthase, whose amino-acid sequence MYQGSIPALVTPFTDQGAVDEQAFAAHVEWQISEGSSGLVPVGTTGESPTLSHAEHKRVVELCVEVANKRVPVIAGAGSNNTLEAIELAEHAQAVGADALLVVTPYYNKPTQKGLIAHYAAIADAVSLPIIIYNIPGRSVIDMSPETMGALAKAHKNIVGVKDATGKIERVSEQRITCGADFVQLSGEDATALGFNAHGGTGCISVTANVAPRLCAEFQAATLAGDYAKALEYQDRLMPLHKAIFLEPGLCGAKYALNRTRGMNRTVRLPLMATLEASTEAAIDAALKHAGLLN is encoded by the coding sequence ATGTATCAGGGATCCATTCCCGCGCTTGTCACGCCCTTCACCGATCAGGGCGCCGTCGATGAGCAAGCCTTCGCCGCCCATGTCGAATGGCAGATTTCCGAAGGCTCCTCCGGTCTCGTGCCTGTTGGCACCACAGGTGAATCGCCGACCCTCTCCCACGCCGAGCACAAGCGCGTGGTCGAGCTCTGCGTCGAAGTGGCAAACAAGCGCGTGCCCGTGATTGCCGGCGCCGGCTCCAACAACACGCTTGAGGCCATCGAGCTTGCCGAGCATGCGCAAGCCGTCGGCGCCGATGCGCTGCTCGTCGTCACGCCTTATTATAACAAGCCGACCCAGAAGGGCCTGATCGCCCATTACGCAGCCATCGCAGACGCCGTCTCGCTGCCGATCATCATCTACAACATCCCCGGCCGCTCGGTGATCGACATGTCGCCGGAAACCATGGGGGCGCTCGCCAAGGCCCACAAGAACATCGTCGGCGTCAAGGATGCGACCGGCAAGATCGAGCGCGTTTCCGAACAGCGCATCACCTGCGGCGCAGATTTCGTCCAGCTCTCGGGCGAGGATGCAACGGCGCTCGGCTTCAACGCCCATGGCGGCACCGGCTGCATCTCCGTCACCGCCAATGTCGCTCCGCGCCTCTGTGCCGAATTCCAGGCGGCGACACTGGCCGGCGACTACGCCAAGGCGCTGGAGTATCAGGACCGCCTCATGCCGCTGCACAAGGCGATCTTCCTGGAGCCCGGCCTTTGCGGCGCGAAATACGCGCTGAACCGCACCCGCGGCATGAACCGCACCGTCCGCCTGCCGCTGATGGCAACGCTGGAGGCTTCGACGGAAGCCGCGATCGACGCGGCGCTGAAGCATGCGGGACTGTTGAACTGA
- a CDS encoding HigA family addiction module antitoxin, which translates to MANLNMVAVEPPGVFIKLELEARGWSQRDLAFILGQTEQQLNPLLSGKRAVTPDMARLLGDAFGASPQFFLNLQSQYDLQSAKQPDPAVRTRAELQAVYPVREMIRRGWIHDGEASLLQLQMERFFEVANDQEASRVAFAAKRTHYGETPPHQLAWVYRVRQLASFQSVSPFSSERLRTALAKLRGLMVDPEAVKHVPEILSDCGVRFVVVEVLPNAKIDGVCTWLDENSPVIGMSTLYDRLDNFWFVLRHEIEHVLEGHGKSSIGIVDHLSGENASDSLSDSEEERAANLAAADFCVPTQKMESFYARKHPYFSERDVIGFASLMGVHPAIVVGQLQKRMKRYDYLRKYQVAVRKHLPATAVCDGWGHVAEAQL; encoded by the coding sequence ATGGCCAACCTCAATATGGTCGCGGTCGAGCCTCCTGGAGTGTTCATCAAGCTTGAGTTGGAAGCTCGGGGTTGGTCCCAGCGTGACCTTGCATTCATCCTTGGACAGACCGAGCAGCAACTGAATCCCCTTCTGTCCGGAAAGCGAGCCGTTACGCCCGATATGGCGCGTTTACTGGGCGACGCCTTTGGTGCGTCTCCACAGTTCTTCCTCAACCTTCAGAGTCAGTATGATCTCCAGAGTGCGAAGCAACCTGACCCGGCGGTGAGGACACGGGCTGAGCTGCAGGCGGTCTACCCTGTGCGCGAAATGATACGCCGAGGCTGGATTCATGATGGGGAAGCATCGCTGCTTCAACTTCAGATGGAGAGGTTCTTCGAAGTCGCGAATGATCAAGAAGCCAGTCGGGTCGCATTCGCCGCGAAGCGGACGCACTACGGTGAAACTCCGCCGCATCAACTTGCCTGGGTGTATCGGGTTCGGCAGCTTGCAAGTTTTCAGTCTGTTTCGCCTTTCTCTTCGGAAAGACTCCGGACTGCTTTGGCTAAACTCAGAGGACTGATGGTTGATCCCGAAGCGGTTAAGCACGTTCCTGAAATTCTATCGGATTGCGGTGTGCGGTTTGTTGTCGTTGAGGTTCTGCCTAACGCTAAGATCGATGGAGTGTGTACCTGGCTTGATGAAAATTCGCCCGTTATTGGGATGTCTACTTTGTACGATCGCCTCGATAACTTCTGGTTTGTGTTGCGCCATGAGATTGAGCACGTTCTAGAGGGACACGGAAAATCGTCGATTGGTATTGTTGATCACTTATCGGGTGAAAACGCCTCTGATAGTCTGTCGGACAGCGAAGAAGAACGTGCAGCCAACTTAGCTGCTGCTGATTTTTGTGTTCCGACGCAGAAGATGGAATCTTTCTATGCGAGAAAACATCCTTACTTCTCGGAGCGGGACGTAATTGGGTTCGCATCTTTGATGGGTGTCCATCCGGCTATTGTGGTTGGCCAGTTGCAAAAGCGCATGAAGCGATATGATTACCTTCGCAAGTATCAAGTGGCGGTAAGGAAGCATCTACCTGCCACAGCCGTGTGTGACGGATGGGGCCATGTGGCCGAAGCGCAACTCTGA